DNA from Strigops habroptila isolate Jane unplaced genomic scaffold, bStrHab1.2.pri NW_022045584.1_ctg1, whole genome shotgun sequence:
GTTCTATGTGGTAGCCAATCAGAAGGAGCCGTTTAGATCCACGAGAAGGTATAAGTAGGCGGAGGGCGGCGGCGCGCTTGCAGTCTGCGCGGCAGAGCGACCATGTCGAGCCGCGGGAAACAGGGTGGGAAAACCCGCGCTAAAGCTAAGTCGCGGTCGTCCCGCGCTGGTCTCCAGTTCCCTGTTGGGCGTGTTCATCGTCTCCTTCGCAAGGGGAACTACGCGGAGCGGGTGGGCGCCGGCGCTCCGGTGTATTTAGCCGCCGTTATGGAGTATCTGACGGCCGAGATCCTGGAGCTGGCGGGGAATGCGGCTCGGGATAACAAGAAGACGCGGATCATCCCCCGGCACTTGCAGTTGGCAGTGCGTAACGATGAGGAGCTCAACAAGCTGCTGGGCGGTGTCACGATCGCCCAGGGCGGCGTCTTGCCCAAC
Protein-coding regions in this window:
- the LOC115602913 gene encoding histone H2A-IV-like; the encoded protein is MSSRGKQGGKTRAKAKSRSSRAGLQFPVGRVHRLLRKGNYAERVGAGAPVYLAAVMEYLTAEILELAGNAARDNKKTRIIPRHLQLAVRNDEELNKLLGGVTIAQGGVLPNIQAVLLPKKSDSHKAKGK